In a single window of the Natronosalvus caseinilyticus genome:
- the mfnA gene encoding tyrosine decarboxylase MfnA: MRAEPQSFDRVLSSMCTEPHPVAREAAVRFLATNPGDPGTYPQVSELEREAVSRLGDVAGLAEASGYVASGGTEANLQAVRIARERADGDRPNVVIPESAHFSFRKAATVLEVDLRVVPTDDDQRADLEAVRQAVDEETALVVGVAGSTEYGRVDPIPELGDVARAVDALFHVDAAWGGFVLPFTDYKWNFAHASVDTMTIDPHKMGQAAVPAGGLLVQDESLLDELAVDTPYLETTSQATLTGTRSGAGVASTVAALEELWPDGYAAQYERSQANAEWLADELGALGYDVVEPTLPLVAADVPTPTFDALREAGWRISRTGSGELRVVCMPHVTRKMLEVFLADVAELTPQAAAPVSSCD; encoded by the coding sequence ATGCGAGCCGAGCCGCAGTCGTTCGACCGGGTGCTCTCCTCTATGTGCACCGAGCCACACCCGGTCGCTCGAGAGGCCGCCGTCCGCTTTCTCGCAACCAATCCCGGCGACCCCGGCACCTATCCGCAGGTGTCGGAACTCGAGCGCGAAGCCGTTTCGCGCCTCGGTGACGTCGCCGGACTGGCCGAGGCGTCGGGGTACGTCGCCAGCGGCGGAACCGAGGCGAACCTCCAGGCCGTCAGAATCGCCCGCGAGCGGGCCGACGGCGACCGCCCGAACGTCGTGATACCCGAGTCCGCCCACTTCAGTTTCCGGAAAGCCGCGACCGTACTCGAGGTCGACCTCCGCGTCGTTCCGACCGACGACGACCAGCGGGCCGACCTCGAGGCCGTTCGCCAGGCCGTCGACGAGGAGACCGCCCTGGTCGTCGGGGTCGCCGGATCGACGGAGTACGGACGCGTCGATCCCATTCCGGAACTCGGCGATGTCGCCCGAGCGGTGGACGCGCTCTTTCACGTCGACGCCGCCTGGGGTGGCTTCGTTCTCCCCTTCACGGACTACAAGTGGAACTTCGCGCACGCGAGCGTCGACACGATGACTATCGACCCGCACAAGATGGGCCAGGCGGCCGTCCCCGCAGGCGGCCTCCTCGTCCAGGACGAGTCCTTGCTCGACGAACTCGCCGTCGACACGCCCTACCTCGAGACGACCTCGCAGGCGACGCTCACCGGCACGCGGTCGGGTGCGGGCGTCGCCAGTACGGTCGCCGCCCTCGAGGAGCTCTGGCCTGATGGGTACGCCGCCCAGTACGAGCGTTCGCAGGCGAACGCCGAGTGGTTGGCCGACGAACTCGGAGCGCTCGGCTACGACGTCGTCGAGCCGACGCTCCCGCTGGTCGCGGCGGACGTCCCGACACCGACGTTCGATGCGCTTCGTGAGGCTGGCTGGCGAATTTCTCGGACCGGATCGGGCGAACTGCGCGTGGTGTGTATGCCTCACGTCACTCGCAAGATGCTCGAGGTGTTCCTCGCGGACGTAGCCGAACTGACGCCGCAGGCGGCGGCACCCGTCTCGAGTTGCGACTGA